From a single Bacteroidota bacterium genomic region:
- a CDS encoding DUF423 domain-containing protein has product MNNQIIRIGAIAAAIAVILGAFGAHKLKELLDENALATWETACRYQFYHALALVLTGILFTQKSSPSYRWAMRFFIAGILLFSGSIYLLSIRSLLDINVLWVGPVTPLGGLCFIVGWIFLAFPKNPEKTSV; this is encoded by the coding sequence ATGAATAATCAAATCATAAGGATTGGTGCAATTGCGGCAGCGATCGCAGTAATTTTAGGAGCTTTCGGCGCTCATAAACTCAAGGAGCTTTTAGACGAAAATGCATTGGCCACCTGGGAGACCGCCTGTCGATATCAGTTCTATCATGCACTGGCTTTAGTCCTTACGGGGATTTTGTTCACGCAGAAATCATCTCCTTCCTACCGCTGGGCGATGCGGTTTTTTATAGCTGGCATTCTCCTCTTTAGTGGATCAATTTATCTACTCTCGATTCGTAGTTTGTTGGATATAAATGTTTTGTGGGTCGGGCCGGTGACACCTCTGGGTGGTCTTTGTTTTATTGTAGGTTGGATCTTTTTGGCATTTCCGAAGAATCCGGAAAAAACATCTGTCTAA
- a CDS encoding DUF4159 domain-containing protein, producing the protein MKKIILLLAVVLLTGFRPAGQSIKIAVLKYSGGGDWYANLDTSLKNLIDFCNKNLGTSIAAEQDIVEVGSPDLFNYPFVHMTGHGNVVFNPKESENLRNYLIGGGFLHISDNYGMDKFIRPQMKMVFPELDFVEIPFNHPVFHQKYDFPGGLPKIHEHDGTSPKGFGLFYNGRMICFYDYECDLGDGWEDAEVHKDSPEARQKALKMGANLIQYAFSN; encoded by the coding sequence ATGAAAAAAATTATCCTGCTACTGGCAGTTGTGTTACTTACCGGTTTTCGCCCCGCCGGTCAAAGTATAAAGATCGCTGTGTTGAAATACAGTGGAGGTGGCGATTGGTATGCAAATCTGGATACCTCTTTGAAGAATCTGATCGATTTCTGTAATAAAAACCTGGGAACAAGTATCGCCGCTGAACAGGATATCGTGGAAGTGGGCTCTCCGGATTTATTCAACTACCCCTTCGTTCATATGACCGGTCATGGTAATGTGGTTTTTAATCCCAAAGAATCAGAAAATTTAAGGAATTACCTCATCGGTGGCGGATTCCTGCATATCTCCGATAATTATGGAATGGATAAATTTATCAGGCCTCAAATGAAAATGGTTTTCCCCGAATTGGATTTTGTGGAAATTCCGTTCAATCACCCGGTCTTTCATCAAAAATATGATTTCCCGGGTGGTCTCCCGAAAATTCATGAGCACGATGGCACCTCTCCCAAAGGCTTTGGTCTTTTTTACAATGGAAGAATGATTTGTTTCTATGATTATGAATGTGATCTGGGTGATGGCTGGGAAGATGCTGAAGTGCATAAGGACTCTCCCGAAGCCCGTCAGAAAGCCTTGAAAATGGGAGCGAATCTTATTCAGTACGCTTTCAGTAATTAA
- a CDS encoding Na/Pi cotransporter family protein, producing MTALEVVFMLLGGIGLFIFSLKMIEESVKNLSGRTFKLFLQKLTKNKILAVAGSALLAALLQGSSVLMVMVLALVGAGVLSLSGALAFILGANIGTTLDTWVVVLVGFKMNLEAVSYPAIIIAALLQMLPGREKLKHYSHLLFGFGLLFISVSFMKLAVSEQLNHFDPATLTGMASWKFVLAGLVITMLIQSSLATMTLALSALHTGAIDFSTAAAIVVGSEVGTTVKLFLGTLDGLASKKRLALGNFLVNVITAIMAFAFLPQLVLLVQDILGIVDPLTGLVAFQSIINLLAVIVFLPFLNVFSRFLEKRYRDDFSEVTTFIRKEDLSDPSSAIELFAKDADYFLHLSMVFNLELFNLKSVYRKFNPEWMEIDEKRGFYKKSHTEQYEFLKILQGDLQLFYTSLRSNNLSPEQTKRLEMIISAIRSSMHASKSAKDVSSNIHNLFSSSNDAKFAIYSQVRENIERVYVNLEEMVSRKNRVTYDELKGIYEDILITYEQFLEAIYLQAKEGRLNSNDFTTILNFNREMFTSNKAILFAVKDLVLLPEDAARFTELPFYKT from the coding sequence ATGACAGCATTAGAAGTTGTATTTATGTTGCTTGGTGGAATCGGTCTCTTTATCTTCTCCCTGAAGATGATAGAAGAGTCAGTGAAGAATCTCTCCGGCCGCACTTTTAAATTGTTTTTGCAAAAGCTGACGAAGAATAAAATTTTAGCGGTTGCCGGGAGTGCTTTGTTGGCGGCTTTGTTACAAGGCAGTTCTGTCCTGATGGTGATGGTGCTGGCATTGGTGGGTGCAGGTGTGTTGTCACTGAGTGGTGCTCTTGCATTTATTTTGGGCGCCAATATCGGAACTACATTGGATACCTGGGTGGTAGTGCTGGTAGGTTTTAAGATGAACCTGGAAGCCGTTTCATATCCGGCAATTATCATTGCAGCGTTACTGCAGATGTTACCGGGGAGGGAGAAGTTGAAACATTATTCTCATTTATTGTTTGGTTTTGGATTGTTGTTTATCAGTGTCTCCTTCATGAAACTGGCAGTATCTGAACAGTTGAATCATTTTGATCCGGCAACCTTAACCGGAATGGCATCGTGGAAGTTTGTTCTTGCCGGATTGGTGATCACGATGCTGATTCAATCGAGTCTCGCTACTATGACGCTTGCGCTGAGTGCACTCCATACCGGTGCAATTGATTTCAGTACCGCGGCTGCCATTGTGGTAGGATCGGAAGTGGGAACAACAGTGAAATTGTTTTTGGGTACATTGGATGGACTGGCTTCCAAGAAGAGACTGGCCCTCGGAAATTTTCTGGTGAATGTGATTACCGCCATCATGGCCTTTGCCTTCCTGCCTCAACTGGTGTTGCTGGTTCAGGACATCCTTGGAATTGTTGATCCACTCACCGGACTGGTAGCATTTCAAAGTATTATTAATCTTTTAGCTGTTATCGTTTTTCTTCCATTTTTAAATGTTTTTTCTCGCTTTCTGGAGAAGAGGTACCGCGATGACTTCAGTGAAGTGACCACTTTTATCAGGAAAGAAGATTTGAGTGATCCCTCGTCAGCGATCGAATTGTTTGCAAAGGATGCGGATTACTTTTTGCACCTTTCTATGGTTTTTAATCTGGAGCTCTTCAATCTTAAATCCGTATATAGAAAATTTAACCCGGAGTGGATGGAAATTGATGAGAAGAGAGGGTTTTATAAAAAGTCGCATACAGAGCAATATGAGTTTCTGAAAATTCTACAGGGTGATTTGCAGTTGTTTTATACAAGTTTACGGAGTAATAATCTTTCCCCGGAGCAAACAAAAAGGCTTGAAATGATTATTTCCGCCATACGAAGTTCCATGCACGCCTCGAAAAGTGCAAAGGATGTCAGTTCAAATATTCACAACTTATTCAGTTCTTCCAATGATGCGAAGTTTGCAATTTATTCTCAGGTGAGAGAGAATATTGAAAGGGTTTATGTAAATCTTGAAGAAATGGTAAGCAGAAAAAACAGGGTGACTTATGATGAGTTAAAGGGTATTTATGAGGACATTCTAATTACTTATGAGCAATTTCTGGAAGCCATTTATCTTCAGGCAAAGGAAGGCAGGCTGAATAGCAATGATTTTACGACGATCTTGAATTTTAACCGCGAAATGTTTACCTCGAATAAGGCGATACTTTTTGCCGTGAAGGATTTGGTTCTTCTTCCCGAAGATGCAGCCCGATTTACTGAACTTCCTTTCTATAAAACCTAA
- a CDS encoding saccharopine dehydrogenase NADP-binding domain-containing protein, whose amino-acid sequence MKTILLLGAGRSSGSLIHYLLKNAEDKRFTLRIGDKEKRFAEDKINGNSSGVALQFDIENEEQRSDEISKADLVISLLPPALHFLVAKECLRFGKNLVTASYVSKEILSLHEEAIEKNLLFLNECGLDPGIDHMSAMEIILKLKKQGATITSFCSYTGGLIAPESIDNPWGYKFTWNPRNVILAGQGTAKYIQNGKYHYLPYHRLFSESVRITVDGVGKFDGYANRDSLAYRHHYGIENIPTLIRGTLRQEGFCSAWQVFVTLGLTDDSFLVENSDQLSYRQFTEAFIPPSVMGSDLEEKIAHYCNIDPDGPSMEKIRSTGILEEKPVGLKNASPAQILQQLLEKKWTLKDGDKDMIVMQHQFEYTVGGIGKKLVSSLVVKGDNQTDTAMAKTVGLPLGIAAIKILEGKFSLRGVQIPVHEDIFMPILEELQEMGIRFIESED is encoded by the coding sequence ATGAAAACCATCTTATTGCTTGGCGCCGGGAGGTCCTCCGGTTCATTGATCCATTACCTTCTAAAAAACGCTGAAGACAAGCGATTTACATTAAGAATTGGGGATAAGGAAAAGCGCTTTGCTGAGGATAAGATCAACGGGAACTCATCGGGCGTTGCGTTACAGTTTGATATTGAAAATGAAGAACAGCGATCAGATGAAATCAGCAAGGCAGATCTGGTAATCTCCCTCCTTCCTCCTGCCCTGCATTTCTTAGTAGCAAAAGAATGCCTGCGATTTGGCAAGAACCTGGTGACGGCGAGTTATGTATCGAAGGAGATTTTATCATTACATGAAGAAGCCATTGAAAAAAACCTGCTCTTTCTAAATGAATGCGGACTGGATCCGGGCATAGACCATATGTCGGCGATGGAAATTATTTTGAAATTAAAAAAACAGGGCGCCACCATCACTTCCTTTTGCTCCTACACCGGAGGACTTATCGCCCCTGAATCGATCGATAATCCCTGGGGATATAAATTCACGTGGAATCCACGCAATGTCATCCTCGCCGGACAAGGAACTGCGAAATACATTCAAAACGGAAAATATCATTACTTACCCTATCATCGTCTTTTCAGTGAATCGGTACGGATTACAGTAGATGGTGTTGGTAAATTTGACGGCTATGCCAACCGTGATTCGTTAGCCTACCGCCACCATTATGGCATTGAAAACATACCGACTTTAATACGCGGAACTTTACGCCAAGAAGGATTTTGCAGTGCCTGGCAGGTATTTGTCACTTTGGGATTAACGGATGATTCCTTCTTGGTGGAAAACAGCGATCAACTCAGTTATCGTCAGTTCACCGAAGCTTTCATTCCACCCTCTGTGATGGGAAGTGATCTGGAAGAAAAGATTGCACATTATTGCAATATTGATCCGGATGGCCCATCGATGGAAAAAATTCGTTCTACAGGTATTCTTGAAGAGAAACCTGTTGGTTTAAAAAATGCGAGTCCTGCGCAAATCCTTCAACAATTACTGGAGAAGAAATGGACGTTAAAAGATGGTGACAAAGACATGATCGTCATGCAACACCAATTTGAATATACTGTTGGTGGTATCGGGAAGAAACTGGTGTCCTCACTGGTAGTGAAAGGAGATAATCAGACCGATACGGCCATGGCTAAAACTGTAGGACTGCCACTTGGCATTGCAGCAATTAAAATACTGGAAGGCAAATTTTCACTAAGAGGTGTTCAGATTCCTGTTCATGAAGATATTTTCATGCCGATATTAGAAGAGCTTCAGGAGATGGGAATTCGGTTTATTGAGAGTGAGGATTAA
- a CDS encoding TonB-dependent receptor produces the protein MRLYLPLLLLLLFIEGRAQSPCTFRLSGVVRDASTGESLPFAKLEIEGKNRVVISDADGKFLFDSLCGGDYLLKTLYVGYDSMLLSLNITKDTDRKIRLKMSVKNLKQTEIVAERIADKSTIASDTLSKKEMDQSRGEGLTGYLKKIAGVTGIQTGPSIMKPVIHGMHSQRVLIMNAGIRQEGQQWGSEHAPEIDPFVANRLTVVKGTSSIRYGADAIGGVILVEPRELPHEPGIQAEVNLVGMSNGRQGVASGLIEQHLGKFFDLCWRLQGTVKKAGNVSTPDLYLQNTAFEEYNWSGSIGIERKRFGAEVFYSRFNTTLGIFTGSHIGNLSDLQRIIENGETITDNTFTYRIDKPRQEVTHQLLSAKAWWTITNVGKLNLQYGYQFNHRFEYDRDKALNDSLAALDLPDLELRLYTQSVDLNLETRNRNGFTGVIGISGLKQDNQYGGQRFFVPNYILYNSAAYTTIRWRKMKWEVEAGARVDYREQSVYRNIKGAVVQNDYRFTNPGLSTGLLFKQDSSISWTLNAGTAYRPPSINEWFSNGLHHGTATFETGDSTLGVEKAYNVIGGVRIQKRKLAVDASIYYLYIKDYIYLIPDESPVLTVSGAFPSFAYSHVDASFKGVDLSIDWDITEGINLRSRNSIVLGWNHTGNRYLELVPSPRFDQLLSYRFKDSKSWKELTVGLSALIVAEQWRYDEGRDYIPPPPAYVLPGFEASATFTHAGQEVRMGLSVSNLFNTSYREYMNRFRYYADETGRNITLRLTVPLSFKTATHDHEH, from the coding sequence ATGCGGCTATACTTGCCGTTACTATTGCTCCTCCTCTTCATTGAAGGAAGGGCGCAATCACCCTGTACATTTCGCTTATCGGGTGTTGTCAGAGACGCCTCGACAGGCGAATCATTGCCATTTGCCAAACTGGAAATCGAGGGGAAGAACCGCGTGGTGATCAGCGATGCCGATGGAAAATTTCTGTTCGATAGCCTCTGTGGAGGAGATTATTTGCTGAAGACCCTCTACGTAGGTTATGATTCAATGCTGCTGTCATTGAATATCACTAAAGATACAGATCGGAAGATCAGGTTGAAGATGTCAGTGAAGAATTTGAAGCAGACCGAAATCGTAGCAGAGCGTATTGCGGATAAAAGTACGATTGCATCGGATACCCTCTCTAAGAAAGAAATGGATCAGTCGAGAGGAGAAGGCCTGACCGGTTATCTAAAGAAAATTGCAGGAGTCACCGGCATTCAAACCGGCCCTTCTATCATGAAACCAGTTATTCACGGCATGCATAGTCAACGGGTGTTGATCATGAATGCAGGCATACGGCAGGAAGGACAGCAATGGGGAAGTGAGCACGCACCTGAAATTGATCCTTTCGTGGCGAACCGTTTGACGGTAGTGAAGGGCACTTCATCTATTCGCTATGGTGCGGATGCAATTGGAGGAGTGATTCTCGTAGAGCCCCGCGAGCTCCCGCATGAGCCGGGCATACAGGCAGAAGTGAATCTGGTGGGGATGAGCAATGGTCGGCAAGGTGTGGCCAGCGGATTAATAGAACAACATCTCGGTAAATTCTTCGACCTCTGCTGGCGCCTGCAGGGAACGGTGAAGAAAGCAGGGAATGTGAGTACGCCTGATCTCTATCTGCAAAATACGGCCTTCGAAGAATACAATTGGAGTGGAAGTATAGGCATTGAAAGAAAACGATTCGGGGCTGAAGTATTCTACAGCAGATTCAATACCACGCTGGGAATATTTACAGGTTCGCATATCGGTAACCTGAGTGATCTGCAACGGATCATTGAAAATGGTGAAACAATAACCGATAATACATTTACCTATCGTATCGATAAACCACGACAGGAAGTAACGCATCAGTTGTTGTCGGCCAAAGCCTGGTGGACCATCACCAATGTCGGTAAACTGAATCTGCAATACGGTTATCAGTTCAATCATCGTTTCGAATACGATCGCGATAAAGCACTCAATGATTCACTGGCTGCCCTCGACTTGCCCGATCTGGAATTGCGACTCTATACGCAGTCGGTGGATTTGAATCTGGAAACGAGAAACAGAAATGGATTTACCGGAGTCATTGGAATCTCAGGTCTGAAACAGGATAATCAATATGGTGGTCAGCGATTCTTCGTTCCGAATTATATCTTGTATAACAGTGCCGCCTATACGACAATTCGCTGGCGCAAGATGAAATGGGAGGTGGAGGCAGGAGCCAGAGTTGATTATCGCGAACAATCCGTGTACCGGAATATTAAGGGAGCGGTGGTGCAGAACGATTATCGTTTTACCAATCCCGGTTTATCAACCGGTCTGCTCTTCAAACAAGACAGCAGCATCAGCTGGACATTGAATGCCGGAACAGCTTATCGTCCCCCTTCTATCAATGAATGGTTCAGCAACGGACTCCATCACGGAACAGCCACCTTCGAAACCGGTGACAGTACGCTCGGTGTGGAGAAGGCGTATAATGTCATTGGCGGTGTGCGTATTCAAAAACGGAAATTGGCTGTTGATGCCAGTATCTATTACCTCTATATCAAGGATTACATCTACCTCATTCCTGATGAAAGTCCGGTATTGACGGTGAGTGGAGCCTTCCCGTCGTTTGCCTATAGTCATGTGGATGCTTCCTTCAAAGGAGTAGATCTCAGCATTGACTGGGATATTACAGAGGGAATCAACCTTCGATCGCGAAATAGTATCGTACTGGGATGGAACCATACCGGAAATCGTTATCTGGAACTGGTGCCTTCTCCCCGTTTCGATCAGTTGCTGAGTTATCGGTTTAAAGATTCTAAAAGCTGGAAGGAACTAACTGTAGGCCTATCCGCACTTATTGTAGCAGAGCAGTGGAGATACGATGAAGGAAGAGATTATATTCCTCCGCCACCTGCCTATGTATTGCCCGGATTTGAAGCAAGTGCGACCTTCACCCATGCCGGACAAGAAGTAAGAATGGGACTCTCTGTTTCCAATTTGTTCAATACGTCTTACAGAGAGTATATGAACAGATTTCGTTATTATGCAGATGAAACCGGAAGGAACATTACGCTTCGGCTAACTGTACCTCTGAGTTTTAAAACGGCTACTCATGATCACGAACATTAA
- a CDS encoding T9SS type A sorting domain-containing protein, with product MTISSTLFSPIILTSTDFFIWAYDFMTEDTIWTNFAPATSTYNAYHGGAVADVDGDGLLEYVIGANNGLVRALNVEDGSVLWTDTILMSVMSPVSIADLDGNGDLEVVVTNNDWVTLDERIWVLDGLTGQIEWSYATTFSSFRGCAIADINANDTLDLVAGYFMGDVIAVEPYSGLLWQTNVGQYLGTGLPYFAVDHGPLVADFDKSGTMDVFVVAGYGKYTPDSLNTGKAFMFSAGIGQCPEWLMFRQDAHRSGYLSQQEIDSACNTLFVEPSSSDVFPLSIYPNPSRDKVTVEGVGDLTISVYDLQGRCIFRSDMKNEKSEIDVSSWEPGLYTIGILSGRKSSFSKLLVYE from the coding sequence ATGACAATCAGCTCGACATTATTCTCGCCAATCATTTTAACATCAACGGACTTTTTTATCTGGGCCTATGATTTTATGACGGAAGATACCATCTGGACAAACTTCGCCCCTGCCACATCCACTTACAATGCCTATCATGGAGGTGCCGTTGCTGATGTAGATGGTGACGGTCTTTTGGAATATGTTATCGGAGCCAATAATGGTTTGGTGCGTGCGTTGAATGTAGAAGATGGTTCTGTTTTATGGACAGATACCATTCTCATGAGCGTGATGAGTCCGGTTTCTATTGCTGATCTGGATGGGAATGGCGATCTGGAAGTAGTGGTTACTAATAACGATTGGGTGACATTGGATGAACGCATTTGGGTGCTGGATGGATTGACAGGTCAGATAGAGTGGTCTTATGCGACTACCTTTTCTTCCTTCAGAGGATGTGCCATAGCAGATATTAACGCGAACGATACACTCGATCTCGTTGCAGGTTATTTCATGGGAGATGTGATCGCGGTGGAACCTTATTCGGGATTGTTATGGCAAACAAACGTGGGGCAATATCTCGGTACAGGATTACCTTATTTCGCCGTGGATCATGGTCCGCTGGTGGCTGATTTTGATAAGAGTGGAACGATGGATGTTTTTGTCGTTGCCGGCTATGGGAAGTATACACCCGACTCCTTAAACACCGGAAAGGCATTCATGTTTTCCGCAGGGATAGGACAATGTCCGGAATGGTTGATGTTTCGTCAGGATGCGCACCGTTCAGGATATCTTTCGCAGCAGGAAATAGATTCGGCCTGTAATACATTATTTGTAGAACCCTCTTCTTCCGATGTGTTTCCGTTATCTATTTATCCGAATCCTTCCCGCGATAAAGTAACTGTTGAAGGAGTGGGAGATCTAACGATCTCAGTGTATGACCTGCAAGGTCGTTGCATATTTCGCTCTGACATGAAGAATGAAAAATCAGAGATCGATGTGAGTTCATGGGAGCCCGGGCTCTATACCATCGGCATTTTATCGGGTAGAAAATCTTCGTTTTCGAAGCTACTTGTTTATGAATAA
- a CDS encoding PQQ-like beta-propeller repeat protein: MRNSFLYICFRRFLLLMMLVSPLIVQAQFPVLDWQYYTGAPAFGSAASADIDKDGFYEIVFTTYTNDGRAHCLNAEDGSVVWTYNIGGCGDVALLIYDVDNDDTLDVIVNGSCNPTLFCINGITGVLKWSVPSGGGDSPPTAADLDNDGLPEILFCNFNGQLRIVNGEDGTTFKNIQIDPFGNAVQTEPTLVDVNNDNQLDIILANHFNINGLFYLGL, translated from the coding sequence ATGAGAAACTCATTCCTATATATCTGTTTCAGAAGATTTCTTCTTTTAATGATGTTGGTTTCACCGCTAATAGTACAGGCGCAATTCCCTGTACTCGATTGGCAATATTATACAGGTGCACCCGCATTTGGTTCAGCAGCATCCGCCGACATCGACAAAGATGGATTTTATGAAATCGTTTTCACCACATATACCAACGATGGACGTGCACATTGCCTCAATGCGGAAGATGGTTCGGTGGTATGGACGTACAATATCGGTGGCTGTGGTGATGTGGCGCTGTTGATTTATGATGTGGACAATGACGATACGCTTGATGTTATTGTGAACGGTTCCTGCAACCCCACCTTGTTTTGCATCAACGGAATCACCGGAGTATTGAAATGGTCGGTTCCTTCGGGTGGAGGTGATTCGCCACCTACTGCTGCCGACCTGGACAACGATGGATTACCTGAGATACTCTTCTGTAATTTTAACGGGCAGTTACGTATTGTGAACGGAGAAGATGGAACAACTTTTAAAAACATTCAAATAGATCCTTTTGGAAATGCAGTACAAACAGAGCCTACCCTCGTCGATGTGAACAATGACAATCAGCTCGACATTATTCTCGCCAATCATTTTAACATCAACGGACTTTTTTATCTGGGCCTATGA
- a CDS encoding DUF4476 domain-containing protein, whose product MRRLMLIGMVLLLSFQVSAQSSNVVLFTENGERFTAILNGIRQNDKPETNVKITGLSAEFYKLKVIFESTALGEKNFNMAIELGKENTYVIKKNNKGEFVLRFMGSVPLAEAPRNTPAQSTVVYHANPVAQPVEGTMSSQTVTTTTTTQGASTGDPEAVSLNMGMNVDGVGGNISINVSGMDGTTQQSGTTTVTHTQTTTTTTNVSGINTPPPPPPAPVVYLPGYNGPVGCPIPMSPQDFDDLKQTVSSKSFEETKFTISKQVLQDRCMLVSQVKQMMLIFTFEQTRLDFAKFAYDRTYDIGNYFKVNDAFTFESSIEDLNDYIETRR is encoded by the coding sequence ATGAGAAGATTAATGCTAATCGGAATGGTGCTGTTGCTTTCATTCCAAGTTTCTGCACAATCGTCAAATGTGGTCCTCTTCACCGAAAATGGTGAGCGATTTACGGCGATTTTGAATGGTATCAGACAAAATGATAAGCCTGAAACAAATGTGAAAATTACCGGATTAAGTGCAGAGTTTTATAAGCTAAAGGTGATTTTTGAAAGTACGGCATTGGGCGAGAAGAATTTTAATATGGCGATTGAATTGGGAAAAGAGAATACTTATGTGATTAAGAAGAACAATAAGGGGGAATTCGTACTTCGTTTTATGGGTTCTGTTCCTCTGGCAGAAGCTCCGCGAAATACTCCGGCACAATCTACGGTGGTTTATCATGCAAATCCTGTAGCACAACCCGTTGAAGGAACAATGAGCTCTCAAACAGTAACCACCACTACCACTACGCAAGGTGCCTCTACCGGTGATCCGGAAGCGGTGAGTTTGAATATGGGGATGAATGTAGATGGCGTGGGTGGAAATATCAGTATCAATGTTTCAGGTATGGATGGTACGACGCAGCAATCCGGAACCACAACGGTCACGCACACGCAAACCACAACCACCACAACAAATGTGTCCGGAATAAATACACCTCCGCCACCACCACCGGCGCCCGTAGTTTATTTGCCCGGTTATAATGGTCCGGTAGGTTGTCCGATTCCGATGAGTCCGCAGGATTTTGACGACCTGAAGCAAACCGTTTCCTCAAAAAGCTTCGAAGAAACAAAGTTCACCATTTCGAAACAAGTGTTGCAGGATCGTTGCATGCTGGTATCTCAGGTGAAGCAAATGATGCTCATCTTCACCTTCGAGCAAACACGACTCGATTTTGCGAAATTTGCCTATGATCGTACCTATGATATCGGGAATTATTTTAAAGTGAATGATGCTTTTACCTTTGAAAGCTCTATTGAGGATTTGAATGATTATATTGAAACAAGAAGATAA
- the pckA gene encoding phosphoenolpyruvate carboxykinase (ATP): protein MNEYGLKNPKASVADLGLKNVGTAYWNLSPAELVEETILQGMGELTDTGALAIDTGEFTGRSPKDKFTVFDAETEKSVWWGDINIKFDAQKFDQMLTRISAYFTGREVYVRDAYACADQRYRMNVRVVTEYPWQNLFVNNLFLRPNRDEIENMSPDWVIINAPGFLADPAIDGTRQHNFAMINFTKKMILIGGTGYTGEIKKGIFTVLNYILPHHKGVLSMHCSANIGDKGDTALFFGLSGTGKTTLSADPHRGLIGDDEHGWSDDSVFNFEGGCYAKCVNLSAEKEPQIFDAIRFGSLLENTEFHPGTTTTDYDNITKTENTRVAYPINFIENAEEPSVAAPPKNIFFLTCDAFGVLPPISRLTNAQAMYHFISGYTAKVAGTEMGITEPTTTFSACFGKAFLPLHPARYAELLGKKLKDNPDIKVWLVNTGWSGGAFGVGSRMKLSYTRAMITAALNGEFDKVKYEELPVFRLQMPVTCTGVPDGIMNPRNTWKDKAAFDQTAIDLAVKFVKNFAQYADGASAEILSAAPSVPEIA from the coding sequence ATGAACGAATACGGATTAAAGAACCCCAAAGCATCTGTAGCAGATCTGGGACTTAAGAACGTTGGAACAGCGTACTGGAACCTCTCACCGGCTGAATTAGTAGAGGAAACTATTCTTCAGGGAATGGGCGAGTTGACCGACACCGGTGCATTGGCGATTGATACCGGTGAATTTACCGGTCGTTCTCCAAAAGATAAATTTACGGTCTTTGATGCTGAAACTGAAAAGTCAGTGTGGTGGGGCGATATCAATATAAAATTTGATGCGCAGAAATTTGATCAGATGCTCACGCGCATTTCTGCCTATTTCACCGGTCGTGAAGTGTATGTCCGTGATGCCTATGCCTGCGCAGATCAGCGTTACCGGATGAATGTCCGTGTAGTGACCGAGTATCCCTGGCAGAATCTTTTTGTAAACAATCTCTTCCTGCGTCCGAATAGAGATGAAATAGAAAACATGAGTCCGGATTGGGTGATCATTAATGCACCCGGCTTCCTCGCAGATCCTGCTATCGACGGAACTCGTCAGCATAATTTTGCGATGATCAATTTCACGAAAAAGATGATTCTGATTGGCGGAACAGGTTATACCGGCGAAATTAAAAAAGGAATTTTTACGGTATTGAATTATATTTTGCCTCACCACAAAGGGGTGTTGAGTATGCACTGCTCTGCTAATATTGGCGATAAAGGGGATACTGCTTTGTTCTTTGGGTTATCCGGTACAGGAAAAACAACATTGAGCGCGGATCCGCATCGTGGATTGATCGGTGATGATGAACATGGCTGGAGTGATGATTCCGTTTTCAATTTTGAAGGTGGATGTTACGCGAAGTGTGTCAACCTTTCTGCTGAAAAAGAGCCGCAAATATTTGACGCTATCCGCTTCGGATCGCTTCTTGAAAATACAGAATTTCATCCGGGGACAACCACCACGGATTATGATAATATTACCAAAACAGAAAATACGCGCGTCGCTTACCCGATTAATTTTATCGAAAATGCAGAAGAGCCTTCTGTAGCCGCACCGCCTAAAAATATTTTCTTCCTTACCTGTGATGCATTTGGTGTATTGCCTCCCATTAGTCGGTTGACAAATGCTCAGGCCATGTATCATTTCATCTCCGGTTATACAGCTAAAGTTGCAGGAACAGAGATGGGTATCACAGAGCCTACCACTACCTTCTCTGCATGCTTTGGAAAAGCCTTCCTTCCTTTACATCCTGCCCGTTACGCAGAGCTGCTTGGAAAAAAATTAAAGGATAATCCGGATATCAAAGTGTGGCTGGTGAATACCGGATGGAGTGGTGGTGCCTTTGGTGTGGGCTCCCGTATGAAGTTGAGCTATACCCGCGCCATGATTACCGCTGCACTGAACGGAGAATTTGATAAAGTGAAATACGAAGAGTTGCCCGTATTCCGTCTGCAAATGCCTGTAACCTGTACCGGTGTTCCTGATGGCATTATGAATCCACGTAATACATGGAAGGATAAGGCCGCTTTCGATCAGACTGCCATTGATCTTGCTGTGAAATTCGTGAAGAATTTTGCGCAGTACGCAGATGGTGCTTCCGCAGAAATCCTCTCTGCAGCTCCTTCGGTTCCTGAAATAGCGTAA